One window of the Microplitis demolitor isolate Queensland-Clemson2020A chromosome 10, iyMicDemo2.1a, whole genome shotgun sequence genome contains the following:
- the LOC103580291 gene encoding phospholipase A1 member A-like, whose protein sequence is MEINNKNNLFTFNYLLYFFLLICSINFTDARNILPSDPSEESSRVKRDIFTIFCAAEPADQLTDDGVKFHLFTKKNLNSSEEILLNDTHNNLKDTNFNSLNPTKIIVHGYNADMNLYPLVDMRVNYLNKSDINYNVIAVDWERLAAGCYPVVVEHAKRVGDRLAQLIHELVLYGAKDIHAIGFSLGAHIPAFAANSLRPYKLPRITGLDPAMPLFVTVGLDGKLDAGDAEFVDVYHADALIQGKIERCGHVDFYMNGGMNQPGCAEAESYHNCNHLRAAIYFAESISSNVGFWGWPCSSFSAYFFGYCTPVFPLTLAGDGVNKSTKGLFVVRTNSKSPFAKFDII, encoded by the coding sequence ATggagataaataataaaaataacctctttacttttaattatttattgtatttttttctattaatctgCAGTATTAATTTCACTGATGCCAGAAATATTTTGCCAAGTGACCCCAGTGAGGAAAGTTCGCGAGTTAAACGTGacatatttactattttctgTGCCGCAGAACCCGCAGACCAGTTAACAGACGATGGCGTTAAgtttcatttgtttacaaaaaaaaatttaaattcttcagAAGAAATTTTGCTGAATGATActcataataatttgaaagataccaatttcaattcattgaacccaactaaaataattgtacACGGCTACAATGCAGACATGAATCTGTACCCGCTTGTCGACATGAGAGTGAATTATCTTAACAAGAGTGATATCAATTACAATGTGATAGCCGTTGATTGGGAAAGACTCGCCGCGGGCTGTTATCCGGTCGTAGTCGAACATGCGAAACGAGTCGGCGACCGATTGGCGCAATTGATACATGAATTGGTTCTCTATGGCGCTAAAGATATCCACGCAATTGGGTTCAGTTTGGGCGCCCACATTCCAGCTTTTGCTGCTAATTCATTGAGGCCGTACAAATTACCGCGAATTACTGGCCTAGACCCTGCGATGCCGCTCTTTGTGACGGTCGGGTTAGACGGGAAATTGGACGCCGGCGACGCTGAGTTCGTTGATGTTTATCACGCTGATGCTTTGATCCAAGGCAAGATTGAGAGATGCGGCCATGttgatttttatatgaatgGAGGAATGAATCAGCCCGGATGTGCGGAAGCTGAGAGCTATCATAATTGCAATCATTTGCGTGCTGCCATTTATTTCGCGGAATCTATAAGTTCTAATGTTGGATTCTGGGGATGGCCTTGCTCGAGTTTTAGTGCTTACTTTTTTGGTTACTGCACTCCTGTTTTTCCTTTGACACTTGCTGGTGATGGTGTTAATAAAAGTACTAAGGGTTTGTTTGTTGTAAGGACTAATTCTAAAAGTCCATTTGCTAAAtttgatataatataa
- the LOC103580338 gene encoding uncharacterized protein LOC103580338, with amino-acid sequence MEEHKDCSFVNYGQRDVNLDDIYTHKKGYTVTRVRFNSDPNIESAIQLEVHITPVNFSKGLLVPTNDNPSKWLTSEDTPARDFVPFIPRTKVDLTNRQNPTKFEDNIPDTQDDSQIWFTVSDKWQELGENTIPIFDGQLVSPHSKVALDVSLLFLLFGTETIIALDLPIVSDIQDIISLAHDLSDLASGNVPLVPSIFGGTTVDPTIAKLNGLSTQIEELTKLFNVKMDAALSQILTSVPRDTDFRTRMGQLHKYITRINGLFDDYRRLLKSASKYNQYSINQFIQATTSSQDGDLPEILNQIHRLFVTQQSDDIQGGLLELAVPIFKDMKPASLCNRTISRQQRVYNIYRTVIFTEIKGYIMNSYSYGLLSIFHNTSFEEEVKRSEERLIKNTYDYLSATKEALKTVPREIIVCDPPEHINGKTFAEMNRAVQMTMLHEYMLTSDGSCGGSCSGINTHKIYREYEDFSNHKWYPENPCQGLINECRDMNYVDFCEMPGNFKERLIYIDHFNDRTYGSNKNCWFGKKSVLRTLMIGVYKCHPCLCQCIEDKAESKATRTVSFRRQRTNVDKNMILTGIRFIEKNEVIHLQIEQGKLIEDGRIENGTTEWLPIDEFKYDAETEGGAFVRVVGDKEIPMKKDIDYGFMNSSRRYFYLDDVIVEEPNHVITGARLAIAMYSPNDFQLEVRVTRFNFTTGSLMPLDPKRKVRGNVDSNGGNISSQWISADLLMIFTTKKRAAKNRKVVDVKEKMDPVKSYNNIPDSEDHSRVMLTHSSVIGDVGQSTIPYFDIQPVVPEPRVALDGIGLYHRGNGESGGFLSLKLFTHDISKYLNPIINSGELSPEEMKDIKEEAEFSELA; translated from the exons ATGGAAGAACATAAAGATTGTTCATTCGTAAATTACGGGCAAAGAGATGTTAATCTAGATGATATTTATACGCACAAAAAAGGTTATACTGTCACCAGAGTACGATTCAATAGCGATCCTAATATCGAAAGTGCGATACAATTAGAAGTACACATCACTCCagttaatttttcaaagggTTTGCTTGTCCCAACAAATGATAATCCGAGTAAATGGTTGACATCTGAAGATACGCCCGCACGTGACTTTGTTCCTTTTATCCCACG gACAAAGGTTGATTTGACTAATAGACAAAACCCTACGAAATTTGAAGACAATATTCCAGATACACAAGATGATTCACAAATATGGTTCACAGTGTCTGACAAATGGCAAGAACTTGGAGAAAATACGATCCCGATCTTTGATGGACAGCTAGTTTCGCCACATTCAAAAGTTGCATTGGATG tTTCACTATTATTTCTGTTATTTGGAACCGAAACAATAATTGCATTGGATCTTCCAATAGTATCAGATATCCAGGACATAATAAGTCTTGCCCACGATTTATCGGATTTAGCATCTGGAAACGTACCTCTGGTACCATCTATCTTCGGAGGAACTACTGTGGATCCTACGATCGCCAAATTGAACGGGCTATCAACACAAATCGAGGAGCTAACAAAGTTATTCAACGTAAAAATGGACGCCGCGTTGTCACAAATATTGACCAGCGTGCCACGTGACACTGATTTTAGGACACGTATGGGTCAGTTGCACAAATACATAACCCGTATCAATGGTCTATTTGATGACTATCGGCGCTTACTGAAATCAGCAAGTAAATACAATCAATACAGTATAAACCAATTTATACAAGCCACTACTTCTTCACAAGATGGTGACTTGCcagaaatattaaatcaaatccATCGACTATTTGTAACACAGCAATCTGATGATATACAAGGAGGTCTTTTGGAGCTTGCAGTCcctatttttaaa gATATGAAACCAGCATCTTTATGCAACCGCACTATATCACGGCAGCAACGTGTTTATAACATTTATCGAACGgttatttttacagaaataaaaGGATATATCATGAATTCATATTCTTATGgtctattatctatttttcatAACA cATCTTTTGAAGAAGAAGTTAAAAGGTCTGAAGAGagacttataaaaaatacttatgaCTATCTATCAGCTACTAAAGAGGCATTGAAAACAGTACCTAgagaaataattgtttgtgATCCACCAGAACACATTAATG GCAAAACATTCGCGGAAATGAACCGCGCAGTTCAAATGACGATGCTACATGAATATATGTTAACATCTGATGGAAGTTGTGGCGGTTCATGCAGCGGCATTAATACACATAAGATCTACCGTGAGTACGAGGATTTTTCAAATCACAAATGGTATCCAGAGAATCCATGCCAGGGATTGATAAACGAGTGTCGGGACATGAACTATGTTGACTTTTGTGAAATG cCTGGTAATTTCAAAGAACGTCTGATTTATATAGACCATTTTAATGACCGCACCTATGGCAGCAACAAAAACTGTTGGTTCGGTAAAAAGAGCGTACTTAGAACGCTAATGATTGGTGTTTATAAGTGTCACCCCTGCTTGTGTCAATGTATAGAAGACAAAGCCGAGTCAAAGGCTACTCGCACAGTGAGTTTCAGAAGACAAAGAACGAATGTTGACAAAAATAt GATACTGACCGGTATacgatttatcgaaaaaaatgaaGTGATTCATCTGCAAATTGAGCAGGGAAAGCTGATTGAAGATGGCCGTATTGAAAACGGTACTACTGAATGGCTACCGATTGACGAATTTAAGTATGATGCAGAAACTGAGGGTGGAGCTTTCGTAAGAGTTGTTGGTGATAAAGAAATACCAATGAAGAAAGATATAGATTACGGGTTTATGAACAGCTCACGTCGCTACTTTTATTTAGACGATGTCATCGTTGAAGAACCAAATCATGTCATTACAGGTGCGAGATTGGCAATCGCGATGTATTCTCCTAACGACTTTCAACTGGAAGTCCGGGTAACAAGGTTCAATTTCACAACTGGCTCATTGATGCCGCTGGATCCAAAACGTAAGGTTCGAGGGAATGTTGACAGTAATGGCGGAAACATATCTTCACAATGGATCTCTGCAGATTTGCTTATGATATTTACAACTAAAAAAAGAGCTGCGAAAAATCG aaaagttGTGGACGTCAAAGAAAAAATGGATCCTGTAAAAAGCTATAATAATATACCTGACTCAGAAGATCATTCACGAGTGATGCTAACGCATTCGAGTGTTATTGGCGATGTCGGACAAAGTACGATCCCGTACTTTGATATTCAGCCGGTGGTTCCAGAGCCCAGAGTCGCGCTGGACGGAATCGGACTTTATCACCGCGGCAACGGTGAATCTGGAGGATTTTTGAGTCTCAAGCTTTTCACTCACGACATTTCAAAGTATTTGAATCCCATTATAAATTCGGGCGAGTTAAGTCCAGAAGAAATGAAGGACATCAAAGAGGAGGCTGAGTTTTCAGAACTAGCTTAG